A stretch of DNA from Paenibacillus sp. FSL W8-0186:
ACTTGTACAATAAAGGCTGCTGGGTCCGTTAGCTTTAATTTTTCCGGGATTTTGGCAAAATAGCGGATCTAGAGTCCGGCAGGACCGTTAGGGGCCGCTAGAGTCCGCTAGGGCCGCTAGAGTCCGCTAGGGCCGCTAGAGTCCGCTAGGGCCGCTAGAGTCCGCTAGGGCCGGTAGGGCCGGTAGAGCCGTTTGGATCGTTAGGGGCCGCTAGAGTCCGTTACCGGCTTACATGACTGAAGCCCTGGTATGACGGCACTTTACACGAATCAACCTCAAGCCACACCGTGCCAAATAACGCAAGAAAGCTTGCCGATCCCGGCAAGCTTTCTCTTTATATTATTCAGTTACCCGCATCTACACATTGAAACGGAAGTGCATAATGTCTCCGTCCTGTACGACGTACTCCTTGCCTTCCAGGCGCAGCTGTCCACGCTCCTTGACCGCGCTCATCGAGCCGGCAGCCACCAGATCATCATAGGACACAACCTCGGCACGAATGAATCCGCGCTCGAAATCGGTGTGGATGACTCCAGCTGCACCCGGCGCTTTCGTTCCTTTGCGGATCGTCCAGGCACGCACCTCCTGAACCCCTGCCGTAAAGTAAGTGTACAATCCGAGCAGGCGGTAAGCGGCTTGAATGAGGCGATCCAGTCCCGACGCCTCCAGGCCCAGCTCCTCCAGGAACATCGCTTTGTCCTCGCCCTCCAGCTCGGCGATTTCCGCTTCGACCTTGGCGCTAATCGGCACAACTTCAGCGTTCTCCGCTGCGGCGAATTCCTTCACCTGCTGCACGAACGGGTTGTTGTCCGCATCAGTAACTCCATCCTCGCTCACATTCGCTGCATACAGCACTGGTTTCAGTGTCAGCAGATGCAGGTCGCGGACGATCAGCTTCTCGTCATCGGACAGCTCTACACTGCGGGCAGGCATGTCGTTGTACAGCGCTTCTTTCACGCGCTCCAGCACTTCGACTTCCTGTGCGTACTGCTTGTTGCCGCCTTTCATGTTCTTGCGGGAACGTTCGATCCGCTTCTCCACGCTATCCAGGTCGGCCAGAATGAGCTCGAGGTTAATCGTCTGAATGTCGCTGATCGGATTGATTTTTCCGTCCACGTGGGTAATATTCTCGTCCTCAAAGCAGCGCACAACATGCACGATCGCATCAACCTCGCGGATGTGGGCCAAGAACTTGTTGCCGAGTCCCTCGCCTTTGCTCGCGCCGCGCACCAGACCTGCGATATCGACGAATTCAAAAGCAGTCGGCACCGTACGGTTCGGCACGACCAGCTCGGTTAATTTATCTAGACGCTCGTCCGGTACTTCGACCACACCGACGTTAGGATCAATCGTACAGAACGGATAGTTCGCGGATTCTGCGCCTGCTTGCGTTATTGCATTAAACAGCGTAGATTTTCCGACGTTCGGCAAACCTACGATCCCTGCTTTTAAAGCCATATGAATGACAACTCCTCATTATAGTAATTGCTCAGCTTCTTGTCTTCTTCAATCATAGTACATATACCCCGGCCATATTTCAAGGACAACCGTATGGAATATCCTGCTTTGCACAACGTTGTCCTAGAACGGATACCAGAAACCGGGGAACACCTGCAGCTTCAAAAATATCGCCAGCCCGAGCAGCAGCGCGCACAGCACAACCGCCAGTTTATCTGCGAGCGACATGACCGTGCCCATATACCAGGTGCGGCTCCGCCCTGTGCCGAACCCTCGCAGATCCATCGCATCCGAGACGGATTCAATATGCTGGAGCGACGATTGCAGCAGCGGAACGACGACCAGCGAGAGGTTTTTCAGCCGTCTCCGCAAATTCCCGTCCTCCCGCGAGATGCCCAACCCGCGCATTTGCATCGCATTCAGAATCGTCCGGAACTCCTGCGTCAAATCAGGAATATAGCGAAAGGCAATGCTCACCGCATACGCCATTTTGTACGGTACGCCCAGCTTGTTGAGACTGGCGGCAAACCGGCTCGGATGCGTCGTAAATATGAAGAGCAGCGTAATCGGCAGTAAAGTCATGTATTTCAGCGATAAAGTCAGCACATAGAAAAGCGTTTCCTGGTTAATCGTGTTATAGCCGATAGGGATTCGCGGCGTATGACTGCCCGTCAGCGTTGTTCCGAAACGGGGCGTAAGCAGCAGTATAAAGGCACTGTTCAGCACCGTAAACACCGTCAATATCCAGAAAAGGAACGACATTCGCTTCAGCGGAATCCCCGTCGTCAGCAGCATGGCTATGCCTGCCGTCAGCATGACGGCAAATATGCGCAGATCCAGAAACAGAAACGTAACGACCGTCCAGCTCAGCAGCAAAA
This window harbors:
- a CDS encoding energy-coupling factor transporter transmembrane component T; the protein is MSRTGSLYIEGDSLFHRMDGAVKLILLLSWTVVTFLFLDLRIFAVMLTAGIAMLLTTGIPLKRMSFLFWILTVFTVLNSAFILLLTPRFGTTLTGSHTPRIPIGYNTINQETLFYVLTLSLKYMTLLPITLLFIFTTHPSRFAASLNKLGVPYKMAYAVSIAFRYIPDLTQEFRTILNAMQMRGLGISREDGNLRRRLKNLSLVVVPLLQSSLQHIESVSDAMDLRGFGTGRSRTWYMGTVMSLADKLAVVLCALLLGLAIFLKLQVFPGFWYPF
- the ychF gene encoding redox-regulated ATPase YchF, with translation MALKAGIVGLPNVGKSTLFNAITQAGAESANYPFCTIDPNVGVVEVPDERLDKLTELVVPNRTVPTAFEFVDIAGLVRGASKGEGLGNKFLAHIREVDAIVHVVRCFEDENITHVDGKINPISDIQTINLELILADLDSVEKRIERSRKNMKGGNKQYAQEVEVLERVKEALYNDMPARSVELSDDEKLIVRDLHLLTLKPVLYAANVSEDGVTDADNNPFVQQVKEFAAAENAEVVPISAKVEAEIAELEGEDKAMFLEELGLEASGLDRLIQAAYRLLGLYTYFTAGVQEVRAWTIRKGTKAPGAAGVIHTDFERGFIRAEVVSYDDLVAAGSMSAVKERGQLRLEGKEYVVQDGDIMHFRFNV